In a genomic window of Acipenser ruthenus unplaced genomic scaffold, fAciRut3.2 maternal haplotype, whole genome shotgun sequence:
- the LOC117433979 gene encoding uncharacterized protein LOC117433979, with amino-acid sequence MEELSRPELRPNDAQSGAEERRAVIGDDFTFSLRSNKSNLQVEFRPKSEESVHVWFVINTTVRCDFKEYERRVSVRDKVLHLSSVTKRDEGSYTVWEKRSSKAVQNVRLSVQGEDTVPQCIK; translated from the exons ATGGAGGAACTCTCCCGCCCTGAGCTGAGACCCAACGATGCTCAATCTG gtGCTGAGGAAAGGCGTGCAGTGATTGGAGACGATTTCACGTTTTCTCTACGTTCAAATAAATCAAACCTGCAGGTTGAGTTCAGGCCTAAATCTGAAGAAAGTGTGCACGTGTGGTTTGTCATCAACACCACCGTGAGATGTGACTTCAAAGAGTATGAGCGGAGAGTGTCAGTCCGAGACAAGGTGTTACACCTGAGCAGCGTGACCAAACGAGACGAGGGGTCTTACACTGTCTGGGAGAAACGATCGAGCAAGGCTGTCCAAAACGTCCGTCTCTCCGTGCAAGGTGAGGATACGGTACCGCAATGCATTAAG